In a single window of the Haloarcula salinisoli genome:
- a CDS encoding FAD-dependent monooxygenase yields the protein MSHERAGQSSSELEVLISGGSIGGLATGIALADAGHRPTIFERSTGELRSRGGGIVAQENIRQFLSHHTTVSPETVTTSSSERRYLTQSGDIEQSMPESMVFTSWDALYRQLRDAFPGEEYRMGEEVVHVTPETVTATFDDGGERSADVVITAEGGRSNTREQLFPEVTPSFADYVAWRGVIPEAAVPSGVRDEFDDTFTFYQGADQLILAYFIPGPDGSTTPGERRLNWVWYDTVEADDRGDVFTNRAGTQRRLTVPPGQLRDPIRTSQRERAVTTLPPVFESVVTETPDLFVQAIYDLSVPEMVV from the coding sequence GTGTCACATGAACGCGCTGGCCAGTCGTCGTCCGAACTCGAGGTCCTCATTTCCGGTGGGTCGATAGGCGGGCTCGCGACCGGCATTGCCCTAGCCGACGCGGGCCACAGGCCGACGATCTTTGAGCGGTCGACTGGGGAGCTGCGAAGCCGCGGGGGCGGTATCGTCGCCCAGGAGAACATTCGCCAGTTTCTCTCCCACCATACGACTGTCTCACCCGAGACGGTCACGACGAGTTCGAGTGAGCGTCGGTATCTCACCCAGTCTGGCGATATCGAACAGTCGATGCCCGAATCGATGGTGTTCACCTCCTGGGATGCCCTCTATCGGCAGCTTCGTGATGCATTTCCTGGGGAGGAGTACCGTATGGGCGAGGAGGTGGTCCATGTTACACCCGAGACGGTAACGGCCACGTTCGACGATGGGGGTGAACGGAGTGCTGATGTAGTTATTACGGCTGAGGGGGGCCGATCCAACACTCGAGAGCAACTGTTCCCGGAGGTAACACCGTCGTTCGCCGACTACGTTGCATGGCGTGGTGTCATCCCAGAAGCTGCAGTTCCGAGTGGCGTCCGTGACGAATTCGATGACACATTCACCTTCTACCAGGGGGCAGACCAACTCATTCTCGCCTATTTCATCCCGGGACCGGACGGCAGTACAACACCGGGCGAACGCCGCCTCAACTGGGTCTGGTACGACACAGTCGAGGCCGACGACAGGGGCGACGTCTTCACCAATCGAGCGGGAACCCAACGACGGCTTACCGTCCCACCAGGCCAACTCCGTGATCCCATACGCACCAGCCAGCGCGAACGGGCGGTGACGACGCTCCCACCGGTCTTCGAGTCAGTGGTGACCGAGACACCTGACTTGTTCGTCCAGGCAATCTATGACCTCAGCGTCCCCGAGATGGTCGT